From Archaeoglobus sulfaticallidus PM70-1:
GTTTAGGTCTCTGGGGTAGACTATAAAGGGATCTAAGTACCCATCCTGTATGTTGCAGACCCATATCTTCAAACCGCACTTCTTAGCTTTCTCAGAGTAAAGTTTAAAGAATTTCACAAACTTCTCAGGTGTCTTTTCGGTTGGAACAATCACGACATAATTTCCGTTAAGACTCTCTGCCAGATTGAGATGGTAATCAACATCCTCAAAAACATAATCCATAAGTGAGAAAAAGACATAAACCGTGGTTTTTCCAGTGTATTTTCTTAGTAGACTCCCTTCTGCATGATACCCTTGGAAGAATGAATCAGATGTCTCCAGCATCCTATCCCGAATTTCGATAAACCTCTTTCCCCTTAGGTACTCATCATAAGCCTCCTCGAGATCATCTTTACTGGGTTTGCAGACATGGATGTGGTAGAAATCCACCCCGTTGAGGCTTAATTTCTCGGAATAGTGTGGAGAACTTATGGAATATGGTGTGTCCAGAAGACTCTCCACCACAACACCCTCGATATCTTCAATGTTTTCAATACCAGCAGCCTCATTTCCCAAAACCCTCAGAACGGCCCTTGGAGTTTTCGCTTTGATTTCCTCTTCTGTGACAACTTCACCCAGCAATCCAGAGAGTTCCAAGAGAATTTTTGGTATGACTTCCATCCACAGCAAATCCTCCACAAAGATTAAA
This genomic window contains:
- a CDS encoding DUF6834 family protein, whose product is MEVIPKILLELSGLLGEVVTEEEIKAKTPRAVLRVLGNEAAGIENIEDIEGVVVESLLDTPYSISSPHYSEKLSLNGVDFYHIHVCKPSKDDLEEAYDEYLRGKRFIEIRDRMLETSDSFFQGYHAEGSLLRKYTGKTTVYVFFSLMDYVFEDVDYHLNLAESLNGNYVVIVPTEKTPEKFVKFFKLYSEKAKKCGLKIWVCNIQDGYLDPFIVYPRDLNLVRRFRNPKIASLIASMWRVNVEKID